The genomic segment AGTACACACTATGCTTTCTGGAGCAGTGCCAGGGTGATGATTTACACAAGCTTCTGCTTATGACAGTTTTGTAATGAACAGCATTTCTGTGCAAGAATGTGAGTAATGTCAAAATGTGATAAAAAACACGTGCATACAAACAAAACAGTGTACTGATGGATGTGCGGATGagtctttcttgtgtgtgtgtgtgtgtgtgtgtgtgtgtgtgtgtgtgtgtgtgtgtctagacatttgagttttttttcctcattaacaCATTATCAATAAAATTCccctaaaaaaaacagaagcatCACAGTGCTACACGTAAACACTCTAAGGTTCACATGTGCAGCACACCAACCATTAAAAAACCTTGCACTGAAAACAGTATGCACTTTATCTTTTTTAAACAATTGAACTATAAAATTGATTTGAGTTTTGCACGTGTACTTGAAAGAGAAAAACTCAAGGGTTAGTGACAactttaaaatattttctataCGAGAAAACTGTTTTAATGACTGATGACATGTTCTGAAATATCATGCATGTCTACTTAGTGAAGTCATCAAACAATTAACAAATTAGATTCACAGTTTGTCTATATAAATTCATGGCAAATGGGATTGCCAAACTAACAACAAAGCAGTTATCAACTGATTAATTAAAACAAAGAGAATGCTCTGAAAACAAAAAATGTCAATTCAAATGGAACCAAAACTttaaatattatgcaaaaaaCTTAAAACATATTCCATAGTATGATCTCTCACAAGCACATCACAGAAAATAACCATTAAGCTAGGTACCCGCCACCTTGCCACCCAGAACATCAACACTTGGCCACATCCACCTCCCTGGCATCTTTCAAGCAGATGAAAACACCACAATTGCAAGTATATTCTACAGGAAGAAAATTAGAAGGAAAAATTCCCTGAATGATTCTGAATTAGCATACTGTGAGTGCCTGATTTGTATGTAATATCTAAACTGATTTTTCCTTTCCAGGAGTCCAATCTGGCTTGACTACTGAGCCACTGAGTAATACTATGCAGCAGCTGACTGtgcaacacaagcaatggcgaGCTGTTTCTCCCTAATGACGTGGCAATGTATCTCTGCATGGTAATGGATGGATAcaatacagcaacaacaagtgTAGACATCCTCTTTAGAATTCAGCAGTCAGGGTTTATGACTTCTGATGCCAAGGTCAGTGTTGTTAAGTGTGCATTTTATAAAAACCCTGTATTCTCTCAACAATTTATAAAATAGGCACAAAAATAAATTCATTGATCCTAGGACAATATTACAAAAGCAATgttcaaataaagaaaataaatatagagaaATGTACATtcaactctttctttccttctctctccattgttCATGGGCTTGTTCtgtttacaaactttcctttttcACCATGAAGTAGCACCAAACAATTCACTACATTGTCCTCTTCATACAGCACTCTATAGTTTAGTAGTTTCTGACACACTCCCTCACCTTTCTTATCAACAAGTAATGTTCTAAGAGgaccccatttctctctctctggagctaCTCACCCACTAGGGTAGCAGGGATACAGTCACATTCTTCCTCACTGGGACACTGGATAGAGTCTCCCACCTTCACACAACACTTCTTGGGGCTACCCAATGCTGAGGAAAGTCTGAGAGTGGCAAGTCCCCTTGCAGTACCAATCTGACCacaaacttctttattttctcatctccAACATTCACTTTTCCAGCACGTGGAAATGTACATTATAAGTACGTTTAATGACGCCCTATGAAAACACGACCAtatttccttatcctccttagTGGAAATCGTTGATGACAACGTGGAGAGGATCCACTGCCTTGTTGATGCACTCTCTCACAATCTGGAGGATGATGTTGACTCGGCGGTCCAATGCCCTCATGTGGGGCTCCCAGAGAATGGGATTGAGAGGGTCGGCACCCATGGAAACTCGCATGGCATCACTTAGGCGCTGTGGGCCATTCTGGAACCTGGGGATGAAAGTAGAGTGAGTGGTTGTGGATACAAACTGCTTTCATGGACCAATGGTTACACAGTGTTAGAATGAGGGAggttgtttttctatgtaaaatagaaaaatatataagctATGTAGATTATCCtcacattgaaaatacatagAAGTACTGATGATCAGAATCTACAAATGGCACAATTGGCATTGGCACAGTTTCTAAATTAAAAATGATACGCTGTATTTCTTATCCTATTTCAAACTACTGTGTTACTACAATGgaatttagtttaattttttttatatatggttaTCTCCTATATGATGGATTGCTTCCTCTGTAAAGGATGACTAgaaatatgtatatgtattataATATTCCTGGAACTGGAGCATCTTGAAAACAGTGAGAAACTGATCTGAAGATGGTATAAAAATGGCCCTGGGAGACTGTCATGTCACCCTTGACATTGACAAGAGACTCGCCAAAAACATATCCGTCTCATACTTTATCAATCGGATCAATACAGTCAAGGCCTAGGTAATTTCTGGTTGGCCTTGACTTGTTGTTATCTCAATACAGATATTCAGGATGTGGGAAAGTGATGAGAACAGTCAGGGGCACAAACCTGAGCAGTGTGGTGAGAGTAGAATGTCGTATGAGGCAACACTGGTAAATGGGTGCCAAGATGGATATCTCATCATGGAAGGCCTTGCCAAACCCTCTGCCGTGATCCAAGTGCAGTGGTGCAGAGTAATTTCCAAACATCTGAAGGAGACATTATCAAAGTAAGACATTTGATATTTGGTTCAATTACTCTTTCAGTCAGCTTAACATTGTCCCTATACACAGCTAGTCCCacacaacataaaaaaagaagagtagtaAATACAGTGTGTTATGACCTGCACATTGTAACTACTGTAATATTAAAATATGGATGCTGAGGAAGGCCAGTGGTCATAAATATTCATCCaagtaatgacaaataaataacaataaaatgagATAGTACAAAATACTGGAGGGAAAATAGACAGACACTAATATTGCAACTGGTCAATTTAAGTGTGCTGCAAAGAGAATATCTTGTCTGTAAAGAATCTGCCAAGTGGGGCAGTTGTGGAGTgtagatgagatgagatgaaaacaaaaagaaaagtgacaTGTAAAGAAGATTggcacatgtttttttttttttttcagttgtcgcTACTACTAttctcaccatcactaccaccaccctgaacatcatcatcacttacTTTGCATGCTAAGGCCACAAATCATACTGATCAACACCACAGTTATCCCTTCCACTGCTAAACAAACACCTCTTTAAGCACACTTCTGTACTGGTCTCTAAATAGTTCCGTAACCTACTTCAGAACACATAGAgcatttatctcttctctcttttctgtgtccATGCAAGGAAAAATTTCTAGTGCTCTGAACATCAAAAAAGAACAACCATAACTGAAAAGTTAAAGCCACAGACAAAATCTAGAAAATTAtccttctattctctccttGTGTTCATCCAAATAAAAATTCTCAGTGCTCTGAATATTAGGGAAAGATGACCAtggcagtgaaggagttaatgtcacataaaacaaaaatttaggtaacctattctttcttctctatatcCATGCAGGCAAAAATTTTaagtgctctgaatgttaagGAAAGACaaccatagcagtgaaagagttagtCACAAAAAACctattctctcatctctatgtCCATGCAAGCAAAAATTCAGTGCTCTGGATGCTAAGGAAAGTTGACCAGAGGAGTGAAAGTcgacatcaccactaccacaccaccaccaccaccaccactcactttGAAGGTCTCATAGTGGTGCCGATCCATGTTGCCCATAAGGAAATCAAGCACGGCCATGTCCATGAGGTCGAGGAGGCGGCGTCCCTCATTGTAAGGGTGCACCTCCTTCACCAACTCACAGTACTCGTCATCTGTGGGGAAAGTGTGACCAGATGATGATCATGAAGTAAATTAAGCATTCCAACACCAAAAAGTTAATAATTTTAGTACAGTTTTACATAGTGTGACCTGATGATAATGAAAGTgtgagataatgataatgatgaagtaaaagttaatttcagtACACATTTATGTAAtagtgaagataatgatgaaaaaaaaaaagcattacaatgtccccccaaaaaaagttaGTAATTTCTGTACagcttaataataatgatgataataacaacaataacaacaataacaacaacaacaacaataataataatattgatgataacaataataataaaaataataataataataataatactaataataataataaataataatgccaGATTTTTTATCAGATATGCAACTTCCCCATTTCCTTACTGTTATCTCACAAGCCATGCTTACTTTGCTATTGCTATTGCACAAATCTACTTTCCTATGGATCcctttgttattcatttatctttcaatACCTCTTCTATCATTCTTCGTATCCTTTCACCTCCCTATGTCCCTTTTGTCATTCCTCTGCCCTCCTATAGCTCTCCTAATCTGCCTTTCTGTATtgttcctttcactcttctgtTTACCAAGTGATATTTTCCACTTGGAAGTCGAGTGAGAGGCTAAAGAGAACCATTAGTATGAGCTGACTTATTGGGGATGTGGGGGACAGAGTTAGAGAGAGGATAGCCTGGAATAGACAGACATTCAActaaggaagtggagaaggttATCGGGGTCTTTGTCCTGCAGTGGAAGTTTgtaggctgctgctgctgatgatgatgatgatggtggtggtggtggtggtggtgatgatgatgatgatggtagtggtgatggtggtggtgatgatgatgatggtagtggtgatggtggtgatttgtTGAGTGATAGTGTGATCAACTTGTGAGTTGTCTGCTGGATGGTGAGTGTATGAAGCATCTTTTTCATCAGCAGCATTTTCCtaactcttttcctcccctcttaaAATATTAattcctctttccattcttccttcagatctttttcctttccttccttcgctgtTCTTCAATCGCATATTCCCTCTTTCATCTGCAGTTACTTctgtctcattttcctctccagtaactcctgcctcctccctcatatgtgtgtatatattcttttgtttggtatataacttgtattacagAGCGCTACTGATGTGTTCCTGTCATCTATCTCCCTGAAATATGTAAGAAGCATTTGAAGACAATAGGGGAGGCGTATGAATGGCGTTGAGAGAGGCGGGGCTGAATAGATACGGCGCGGGAAGGAAGGATCGATGAGTGAGAGATGGTGAGATTCACGGTGGTGAAAACACGAGTGGCTGCGGTAGGGAACTTACCGACTTCCCACTGGGCCTTGCGCCGCTTGTGGTATCCGCGACGCCACGGGTGCCGCCACACTTTGCGCGGCGCCGCCTCCTTGCCCGGCAGGAAGATAGCAAAGGACCCCTCAATCATATCAGGGGAGCCGCAGATGGCATGGGCAGTGTCACAGTAGTAGCTGCAAGGAGGAGGTGATGTGATGTGTCGCTTCGGAAGTTTCTATGTACTTTAGGTAATACTAAAAGCTGGATATCTTTGTTTGCTTTGACTACGATTTTATCACCATTGGTCTCACAGCATCGGGATTCAAATAAGACAGAGCCTTACCTGCATTTGCCGTGGAAACAGAGATTGTTGTCTGGGGAGATGAAGAATGTCTTAAGCAGGTCGCCCTGGGCCAGCGCGTACAATTCCCGCGTGATGTTCACATTCCTACCGACGGTGGGGACGGCGCGGCGGAACCCAAGGAGCCTGGGGCAGTGGGAACGGATGAGAGGATGACACACAGCACAATGTTCTCAAGGAAAGTCTAACAGGCACCCCAGTTGGCCGAGTTGACGAACAGTTGTCATGGAACACCAGTACCGATCTACTCACTTGTCAAGGTGGTACGCGGCGATCTCAGCGTTATGTCTCTCGAAGTCAGTGAAATAAAAGTGGTTCTTCAGAGTCTCTTGTTCACGTGGAAATctggaacaggaagaagaaaaagaattatcCGTCTGTAGTGAGGAACACGCGTATGCGGGTGCAATACGAACACAGCAAGGAGGGTTGAACCAGTTTACATCTAAGAGATGGTAATGAACACAACACATGTTGAAATATAGTATGCAAGTTAAAAAATCCCACATCCATGCCACCGCCTACCACAGCTCCACGCGGAGTCCTCAGGCTGACAGGCACACAGCCCGTGATGGCTACACGTCCTGCTATTTCCAGGAATATTACTCCCTAGCCACCTCGAACCGTGTCGCACTGTAGTGGCGGGGGAGTAATACGCGAGCCCTCGCCTCCCTCAGCGGGCACGCAGAaaatctctcactctcactccacGACCTTTACGGGTTTTTGGCTGAGGAAAGGTCGCCATTACGAGCTCGTTTCAAGAAACTTGTCATCTTTTGTCAACTTCCAATCTCAGAAAAGCCCGCAGGAGATGAATGCTTCCAAGATGTGCTGCAGAGCCCACCTTGCCGCACcggcctcccctcctccccctcgctgCTGCAAAGCCTCAGGCGCACAGAGGCCAACTCAATGACCCCGGCCAGACACCACCACTAGTGCAACTGCCAAgacaaatcaccaccaccatcacaacaatcaacaaaaacaccaccactactatcactatcatcaccaccaccaccaccaccacacgtgaaagaacaacaaaaccaccaccaccaccaccactgtcgccACCGTGGCTGTCTCCTTCCGagcatctctccctctcttggcTTTCCTCCAAACACCAATTTTACTAGATGAAGACAAACTCAGTAGGCACTTCAAGAATTTTTTCAAAACTTTTCTTCCGATTGGCTGCATTTGCTTTTACGAGTATTTCtattactttccctccttcccggACGAAGTGACGAGGCTGGCAGGCGGGGAGCGGGGAGTGGGAAGACCAGGAAGGgcaaaagaagacaggaaggaaggaggctacAAGCAGAAGAACGTTTACGCGCAACTAACATACATatcagagagggaaaaatgttcTGGGAGGCGGAACCCATGattaatgtgagagagagagagagagagagagagagagagagagagagagagagagagagagagagagagagagagagagagagagagagagagagcgtttacACTCGTTGGAGCACCACTAGATGACAAAAGGGAAGTcaagataaaaacaatatcCCAGAGTAAAAAGGTAGAGAGGGAACCAAGAAATTGACGTAAgcgagacagaagagagagggagaaacacaaggtgggaggaggaggaggaggaggaggaggaggaggaggtgaataacaattactactatcattactgctgctactactactatttttcaccaccaccaccaccaccactactactactactactactactactactactattactactgttttcACTATATTCATAACAAATGCTATTatcgtaacaaaaaaaataatacacaacGATGGTgtaagataaaggagaaaaagggaactaagggaaacaaagaggaaacaagaaaagatgaaaaggagaacgaaagacgagaggaggacaagaagaagaagaagaagaagaagaagaaaagaaaagagaagaagaagaaaagaagagaagaaaaagaaaagaaaaagaaaaagaaaaagaaaaaaaagaaaaaagaaaagaagaagaagaagaacaacaacaacaaacaaacaaaaatagtaagaagagaagagaaaaagaagaaaaaaaagaacgaaggagAACAGGAATGCCACAACCCAAAGATTCCTTGGCCCTGCTcgttcctctgtgtgtgtgtgtgtgtgtgtgtgtgtgtgtgtgtgtgtgtgtgtgtgtgtgtgtgtgtgtgtgtgtgtgtgtgtgtgtgtgtgtgtgtgtgtgtgtgtgtgtgtgtgtgtgtgtgtgtgccttcccCGAACACAAGAAAGGCTTGGGACGCGGCGGGATTCTGAGGGACGGAAAAGGAAGGCACCTAAATAAAAAGTCCAcgagtctccctccctcctgatcAATATTTAGAGAGGAGCTGCAGGTGGCAATCccccttcctttatctcccctttcctctcctcctcccacacctcgTCCCCTCGTGCATTCATCCATACCATTTACTCCTCCCCTCTACCGTTCCCTCTCCCGTCCCAGCcaccaagccagccagccacaccaTGCGACAAAAGGCGGTGCACCTCAAGGTAtgccaaaagagagagaaactgaagggaAAAGTACGTTtagaaagagtaaggaaagatTTGTCGTTGTTTTTTCATCCTTCAGGAGCCACATTCCTACCTCtaatcttttttcctcctcctcctcctcctcctcctcctcctccgctcaaGCGTGGAGGAAGCTAACTTGAcggtggggagagaaggaggaggagggaaaagggagacgGGTGAATGCTGGCTTTCTTCTACAGGAGGACGCaataaaagggaggaaacacac from the Scylla paramamosain isolate STU-SP2022 chromosome 17, ASM3559412v1, whole genome shotgun sequence genome contains:
- the LOC135108279 gene encoding extracellular serine/threonine protein CG31145-like; translated protein: MKLKERVLIAVMTGLVLLTVVLVLDVEMHITNPGHPQPPAHARVQYAFRQRHLQKTSNGSREALLAAAASGQLNAINDDPAQPPPLREISQAHAHQPPDPYTDLQKLVFKVENLSKKNRRRRKHWNPTLGELLGLDLRENATLWDNFHLSISRDELYPAEDPTVGRLLQHVVGMPIAHISQKEGGTQIKLIIEFADGGHALFKPMRFPREQETLKNHFYFTDFERHNAEIAAYHLDKLLGFRRAVPTVGRNVNITRELYALAQGDLLKTFFISPDNNLCFHGKCSYYCDTAHAICGSPDMIEGSFAIFLPGKEAAPRKVWRHPWRRGYHKRRKAQWEVDDEYCELVKEVHPYNEGRRLLDLMDMAVLDFLMGNMDRHHYETFKMFGNYSAPLHLDHGRGFGKAFHDEISILAPIYQCCLIRHSTLTTLLRFQNGPQRLSDAMRVSMGADPLNPILWEPHMRALDRRVNIILQIVRECINKAVDPLHVVINDFH